One window of Amaranthus tricolor cultivar Red isolate AtriRed21 chromosome 11, ASM2621246v1, whole genome shotgun sequence genomic DNA carries:
- the LOC130827184 gene encoding casparian strip membrane protein 1-like, translating to MAKSGDQHQQYSSMEVEGESSGTRDAKGKTPIMEAPLIGKSGTHLGNGDGGAGVKRGVGIIDFVVRLLALAAALAATIAMGTTDQTLPFFTQFFQFRARYYDLPSFTYFVIANAIIAAYLVLSMPFSIVTIVRPLAKAPRLILIIFDTIALTLTVSAAGAAAAIVYLAHKGNTNTNWIAICQQFDNFCQRSSGSVVASFIAAVLFILLVILSTVALKSH from the exons ATGGCTAAGAGTGGAGATCAGCACCAACAATACTCGAGTATGGAGGTAGAAGGAGAGAGCAGTGGGACCCGCGATGCAAAGGGGAAAACTCCAATCATGGAAGCTCCATTGATCGGAAAAAGTGGGACCCATTTAGGTAACGGTGATGGTGGTGCTGGGGTGAAAAGAGGGGTTGGGATAATAGACTTTGTAGTAAGATTATTGGCTTTAGCAGCTGCTCTTGCTGCTACAATTGCAATGGGTACTACTGATCAAACTCTCCCTTTTTTCACCCAATTTTTCCAATTTCGTGCTCGTTATTATGATCTCCCTTCCTTCAC GTATTTTGTGATAGCAAATGCAATAATTGCAGCATATCTTGTGCTCTCAATGCCTTTCTCCATTGTCACAATTGTTAGGCCACTTGCCAAGGCACCAAGGCTTATTCTAATTATCTTTGACACT ATTGCACTGACCTTGACAGTGTCAGCTGCGGGGGCTGCAGCAGCTATAGTGTACCTGGCTCACAAAGgcaacacaaacacaaactgGATTGCAATATGCCAACAATTTGACAATTTTTGCCAAAGATCAAGTGGATCTGTTGTGGCTTCATTCATTGCTGCAGTTTTGTTCATATTACTTGTTATTCTTTCTACTGTGGCTCTCAAAAGTCATTGA